Proteins encoded in a region of the Zea mays cultivar B73 chromosome 2, Zm-B73-REFERENCE-NAM-5.0, whole genome shotgun sequence genome:
- the LOC541733 gene encoding transcription factor MYB4 — MGRAPCCEKMGLKKGPWTPEEDKVLVAHIQSFGHSNWRALPKQAGLLRCGKSCRLRWINYLRPDIKRGNFSKEEEDAIISLHEQLGNRWSAIAARLPGRTDNEIKNVWHTHLKKRLDPTKQEQQQQHGTTPAAGAGKKHRPAAAAKRGGGGARKATANADAVVVPAPAPATAAPASPERSAASSSVTESSMTEQEQEHGNTGSSPAFPKEESLTTSSSDAEEFQFDDSFWSETLSMPLDSLDDVVPMEPSDDDAFGDVDVAAASSSSVGADGDLDYWLRVFMESGDAHPELPQI, encoded by the exons ATGGGGAGGGCTCCGTGCTGCGAGAAGATGGGGCTGAAGAAGGGGCCATGGACGCCCGAGGAGGACAAGGTCCTGGTCGCCCAtatccagagcttcggccacagcAACTGGCGCGCGCTGCCCAAGCAAGCCG GGCTGCTGCGGTGCGGCAAGAGCTGCCGGCTCCGGTGGATCAACTACCTGCGCCCGGACATCAAGCGCGGCAACTtcagcaaggaggaggaggacgcCATCATCAGCCTCCACGAGCAGCTCGGCAACAG GTGGTCCGCCATCGCCGCCAGGCTGCCCGGGCGGACGGACAACGAGATCAAGAACGTCTGGCACACGCACCTCAAGAAGCGCCTGGATCCCACCAAgcaggagcagcagcagcagcacgggACGACGCCGGCGGCTGGCGCCGGCAAGAAGCACAGgcccgcggcggcggcgaagCGCGGGGGCGGCGGAGCCAGGAAGGCGACGGCCAACGCCGACGCCGTCGTCgtcccggccccggccccggccaccgCTGCGCCGGCGTCTCCCGAACGGTCGGCGGCCTCGTCGTCGGTGACCGAGTCGTCCATgacggagcaggagcaggagcacggCAACACGGGGAGCTCGCCCGCGTTCCCCAAGGAGGAGAGCCTCACCACCTCCTCCTCGGACGCCGAGGAGTTCCAGTTCGACGACAGCTTCTGGTCCGAGACGCTGTCGATGCCGCTGGACAGCCTCGACGACGTCGTCCCCATGGAGCCCTCCGACGACGACGCGTTCGGCGACGTCGACGTGGCTGCCGCCTCCTCCTCGTCCGTCGGCGCCGACGGCGACCTGGACTACTGGCTCAGAGTGTTCATGGAGTCCGGCGACGCGCACCCAGAACTGCCGCAGATTTAG